A segment of the Arachis hypogaea cultivar Tifrunner chromosome 5, arahy.Tifrunner.gnm2.J5K5, whole genome shotgun sequence genome:
aaataatactcTAGTTATTAGTGAAAACCCGGTTTCACTTTTTACTTGATTAATTATTAATAGAGACTAATATAAAGCATTAATcatattttacttttactttagtAGTGGTACTATACTTATACTAGCCAGTAGTACTAGTAAATAGTAATACTAATACTCATACTCATACCATACTAACGGAAGAGTTTTAAATATACTGATGTTTCAATTATTTAAcggttgatctgaattataaaaaaaatatataatatatattaattaaataccgGTGTTTTTcgatacacttaaaatttttttcgtactatatatattttgattacaATTCGAACGATTCTCTGTTATTCTTCAAAATCAGAGATTATTGCAAGCAATAGTGTTGTGTTGTTTGTGTATGAGTAACAAATGGTGCCAAAAATAGCGTGATATTCATTTTACTGTTTTTGCTGATGCCCCACCATCAATATCTGTCTTGCATGAAACAATCCCGAAAATCTAGCAATTGTTTTTATTTAGCACAGTACACACTTTAGACAATCTGAACATCGTACCTGCCATGCCATCACCACTGTCAAATTACCAAAAGGTATTTCGGCCTGTATCTGTATGACttgcaatttttttattaaattaaaatgaattattattagTGAAAAAAATGTTCCTTCTACGGCCCTTTGCGTGAAGAAGCAAGCTGCTGTTTGTACTTTGCGCTACACATGGTCTGCTCCACGTGTGTCTTACTCTTATCCTTCCTTACatatattttgttataaatatactATACAGTATACAGTTATACACCATATTAAATATGAAATTTATTGAGAGGATTAGGAAAGATATATATATCCACACTCAACATATGAAAGAATTGATATAATATGTGTGATTGCCCCTGTATTGAAGGCACCAATGAGTTGGCCTTTTTGAAATTGCGCATAATATTGACActgggttgttgttgttgtgcacATTTTCAAAAACGCAAAATTACGTGTTTGAGAGAGGTGGACCACTTTTTcttgaaataataataacataagatATGAATATGATTGATTCCTTTCTCCCCCACGTAATTTCAGCTTGGCTCATAAGTCAGTGGTACTCACTATTAGTCTCCTTTTTGTTCCAAAAGATGCCCCAAAATCAAAGCTAGCAGCTGAGATTAGGTATGTATTTAGAGCCACCCACACAAGAAACCAAAACACGGCAGTCATAATGTCTCAGCAACTCAGATAATCAatcattatttttgtttgatGAGGAAAACAACAGAAACAGAAAGGAACAACCTCCATGAACATGTCACTTCTTCTTCTTATTGTCACACTCTTGATGGCTACAGTTAAAGTTGCAGTTACATCTTCTTCTGATGCTGTTACGCTGCTTATGAGATTCAAGAACTCCCATGTCTCCTCTGATTCAAACAACTTCCTGGCTGACTGGTCCTCCTCCAAGCCCTGCACGTGGAGGGGCATCACGTGCTCCCCCCAAGGTCAAGTCACATCCATCAACCTCACCGGAGCAGGCCTCGCTGGCACCCTTGACCTCCCTACTCTCACGGCTTTGCCTTCTCTGCACCACCTTGTGTTGCGTGGCAACTACTTCTCCTTAGGGAATCTCTCAGTCTCTTCCTTCTGCGCTCTGCAGACGCTTGATCTTTCCTCCAACAACTTCTCTGGAAACTTTCCCTTCCACCAACTTCTTCCATGTCGAGCTCTCACCTATCTCAACTTGTCAAGGAATCTGATTACTGGCGCCACGGCCACCCCTTTTGGCTTCGCTGCTTCTCTGCTTCAGCTTGACTTGTCGAGGAACCAGGTTTCCCAGCCTGAGATTTTGACTTACACTCTCTCCAATTGTCAGGCTTTGACTCTGCTTAATTTGTCTGACAACCGAATCTCTGCTCAACTCAGTGAAACTAGTCTTGCTGCTTCTTGTGCCAACCTCACTACTCTCGACCTCTCCCATAATCAGCTCTCCGGGGAGTTGCCGCCGAGTTTCGTGGGGGATTCTTTGGAGCTTTTGGATCTCTCTGGCAACAACTTTTCAGGGATGTTCTCCAGGTTTGGGTTTGGGAGCTGCAGGAACCTTGTTAGGTTGAGTTTATCTCACAATGTGGTCTCTGGTGGAGAGTATCCAAGCAGCCTGAGGAATTGCCAGGCTCTGGAGACTCTGGATCTTTCTCACAATGACCTTGGACCAATCATTCCTGGGGCTCTTCTTGCAGGTCTCAAGAGCTTGAAGGAACTCTTTTTGGGGAGAAATAACTTGAGAGGGGAAATTCCTGCTGAGCTTGGAATGGCTTGTGATTCTCTTGTGGTTCTTGATCTCTCTGATAATAAGCTTTCGGGTGAGTTGCCTTTGACTTTTGGGGACTGTTCTTCTCTGCAGAGTCTTAACCTTGCTAAGAATTATCTCCATGGAGATTTCCTCACTTCAGTTGTAAGCAAACTTTCAAGTCTTAGGTACCTTTATGTGGCATTCAATAACATCACAGGGCCTGTTCCTCTCTCTCTTGCCAATTGCACACAGCTTCAGGTTCTTGACCTCAGTTCCAATGGCTTCACCGGCACCATCCCCTCtggctttttctcttcttcctcgcCTCTCCAAAAGATGCTTCTTGCTGACAATTACCTGGAAGGGAGGGTGCCTGCGGAGCTTGGTGGCTGCAAGAATTTGAGAACAATTGATTTCAGCTTCAACAATTTGAATGGCCCTATACCCTCTCGAGTTTGGTCCCTTCCCAATCTTTCAGACTTGATTATGTGGGCTAACAACCTTACAGGAGAGATTCATGAAGGCATATGCAGCAATGGAGGAAACCTTGAGACCTTGATTCTTAACAACAATTTCATATCAGGCTCCATTCCAAGCTCAATTGCCAATTGCACCAACATGGTTTGGGTCTCACTGGCAAGCAACCGCATTACCGGGGAAATACCTGCCGGAATTGGGAATCTAAAGAAACTTGCCATCCTCCAATTAGGCAACAATTCACTTGCCGGAGGGATCCCACCAGAGCTTGGGAAATGTGAAAGCCTCATATGGTTAGATTTGAATAGTAACAACCTCACTGGTACTATCCCCTCTGATCTTGCCAATCAAGCTGGCTTGGTTATGCCCGGAACTGTTTCTGGGAAGCAGTTTGCATTTGTGAGAAATGAAGGTGGGACAAGCTGCAGGGGAGCCGGAGGTTTGGTCGAATTCGAAGATATCAAGGCAGCAAGGCTTGAGAGTTTTCCTATGGTGCATTCCTGTCCATTAACTCGAATATACTCGGGCGTCACGGTTTATACATTTTCCAAGAATGGCAGCATGATCTACCTTGATCTTTCCTACAATTTCTTGTCTGGAAGCATTCCTGCAAGCTTAGGCGCAATGTCCTATTTACAGGTCCTGAATCTGGGACACAATAAGCTGATTGGGAACATTCCAGAGAGCTTTGGTGGTCTAAAAGCAATAGGAGTGCTTGATCTCTCCCACAATAACCTTCAAGGACTCATCCCTGCTTCATTAGGAGCTCTATCTTTTCTGAGTGACCTTGATGTCTCCAATAATAACCTCACAGGCACCATTCCCACCGGTGGTCAGCTAACAACTTTCCCTTCTTCTAGATACGAAAACAACTCTAATCTTTGTGGTGTTCCTTTGCCCCCTTGCCACGGCGCTTTGAATCGGAATCATGCAGCAGGTTTCCATGCTTGGAAGAAGAAGCAACCTATTGTGACCGGGATTGTGATTGGCCTTGTTTTCTTTGTGTTGTTTTTTGTTGCCTTTGTTCTTGCTTTGTATCAAGTGAAGAAGTACCATTGGAAGGAGGAACAGAGAGAAAAGTACATAGAAAGTCTTCCAACTTCAGGTAGCAGCAGTTGGAAACTATCAAGCATTCCTGAGCCTCTCAGCATCAATGTTGCCACCTTTGAGAAACCACTGCGAAAGTTGACATTCGCGCATCTTCTCGAGGCTACTAACGGTTTCAGTGCCGAAACCTTGATAGGGTCTGGTGGTTTTGGTGAAGTCTACAAGGCTAAGCTGAAAGATGGTTGTGTTGTTGCTATCAAGAAGCTTATTCATGTAACAGGCCAGGGAGACAGAGAGTTCATGGCTGAAATGGAAACCATTGGAAAGATTAAGCACAGAAACCTTGTTCCATTGCTCGGTTACTGTAAAATTGGAGAGGAGAGGCTTCTTGTGTATGAGTACATGAAATGGGGAAGTCTAGAGGCTGTTCTTCATGATCGTGCCAGATCGAAGCTTGATTGGGGAGCAAGAAAGAAGATTGCCATAGGATCAGCAAGAGGACTTGCATTTCTACACCATAGTTGTATTCCTCATATTATACACCGCGACATGAAGTCCAGCAACATTCTTCTTGATGAAAATTTTGAGGCTAGAGTTTCAGATTTTGGCATGGCAAGATTGGTTAATGCCCTGGACACTCATCTCAGTGTTAGCACACTTGCTGGAACACCAGGTTATGTACCTCCTGAGTACTATCAGAGTTTTAGGTGCACAACAAAGGGTGATGTCTATAGTTATGGTGTCATACTTCTAGAGCTTTTATCCGGGAAGAGGCCGATTGACTCGTCCGAGTTTGGTGATGACAACAATCTGGTTGGATGGTGTAAGCAACTTCACAAAGAGAAAAGGAGTAGTGAAATTCTAGATCCTCACTTAATCAAGCAAGCATCTAGTGAAGGTGAACTCTACCAGTGTTTGAGAATTGCCTTTGAGTGTTTAGATGAGAGACCGTATCGGAGACCAACTATGATTCAAGTCATGGCAATGTTTAAGGAGATTCAAGCTGATACAGATAATGATGTCCTTGATGCCTTCTCTATGAAATGCAATGTCATTAAGGAAGCATAACAAGAATTACTGCAAGACTCAAAGCCCtttgaaaaatgaaagcaattctGTTCTCGTCTATCCTTTTGAAATTGGAAAAGGGTTCTTTCACCTTTTGATCAATGTATATATAAGACAAAGGCTATGGTGGATTGAATTGAATGAAAGGTTGAATGCTGAGGTTATAAAACAGAGTTCTATGTTCTCTTTTTTCCTGCTGATTGTGTTTTCAGTCACATGAAATTGGTAGatacattattttttttcctaTTAATTTCTGTGATCTCATGGTCAACCTCAATTTTGCTAATGCTTTCAATgccatgtttttctttttcattcttttctgtCATTACTAGCACAGTTTTGCTCCCTTGTGTCATTCATATGATGCAACTTAAAATTGTTATTGTTTATAAATGCTAGAAtcttatgtatgtatataaatgAAGGCAATGAAAACTACTTTTGTTATATCTTGTTTTTGGTTCTGCATTATGAAATTATATTGGAGTCACCTAGTCAAACTCCATATGTTACTTTCCTCCTTTTTCTCATCAATTATTGAAATTTTATGATATtctgaaaaggaaaagggaaactaaaaataaaaagaaattaagactTCTGCATGCACTGTCCTTAGAATACTTTTTCCAATTTTTCTCCCCTCACTCTCAGGAATAATTATTATTGCATACTGTAATGAGTCGAATGACATTACATAGGTGAACCAAATTTAGATCTTaactttttactttttcaatcCTGCATTAATGGACAGTTGCGAATTTTGACTGAAAGTTACATAGAAAACTAGCATGATCTTAACAGGTCATAGTACACtactaataaaaaagaatttgtaactttttattttgagGAGTTCTAATCCTATGCTATAGAAACCAACAAAATAAgtcatatatattaagaataggaTTTTAATCACTTGTGAAGATAAAACATCACTGCAATAAGGATCATAAAAACGTGAACATCAAATATATGTGTTCCAAGTTCCCAAGCTTTACTCTGCAACTTGCCTTGCCTTGCAGCTGGTGCTAGTTTCCAAAAATATTGGATTGTGACAAAGTGATAGCTTACATGTGTATAGAACTATGGAGAGAAGCTTGTTTCAGACTAATGCTAATTTTATCAGAGATTCCTATATCCTCCAAAGGAAGAACTTTTTATTCAAAAGGATATCTACCcttgatttcttcttcttccttttaaattcactttttcttttcttattagcCATTGACCAAGATACTGAATACAGTTCCTCCAAGAGTACCGAGTCTCACTTTACCTTTACAATAAAATATTACAATTATATATAGAATGTCCATAGAATAGTACCCTtttctattaatattattgttcACCTATAAAGTAATTATTGATGAAATTTTTTACTGactttctctaattttttttttccatttaagtCTTTGTATAAAATCATATTTCACAAgatcaaaagagaaaaaattaaaaaaagaaaattggatACAGATATCTCCTGTATACAAGTGGTAATAATAAACTAGTAATCCAAGAAAGACAAAAAATGGGATCGATCGAAGCTTTGCTAATcaatactaataaaatattagTGAGAGTTAACAAACTTGCTTAATTCTCTGAAAAGGGTTCATGTGTTTGTCCTTTTTTAATTATCGTTTATACATCTAGGCCATAGACTGCAATTTCGTAACGCATCTCATGAATAGATACGCATGTACATTTTCTTCTCCTTATCATTTTCTAAGGCTAATTAATTGGAAATTAGAATTTTTTCGTTCATGGTTTATTCTTCGAGAGCACCGTATATTTTACTTCGTTAATTCGTCTCTATCACAACGTCCTCGTCATGTTCACCTACACCAACATAACGTTTAAAATGCAAATATTATCAATCTATTATTTAatggttacatcttatatattCGATTTTCTTAAATAgatatttcaaaatataaatgATATCAAATCGCAAGTGTTGAAAGAATAATTGAGCATGGCCTATCATGTGTCCTTAACTTAATGGCTACATGGCTTTACTTAATTTTCCTTTGAGATTTTTCAAAAGCAAAATATTTTGGATCTTACAAGTAAAGATAATTCCCCTAAGTGCAATAAACTTTGGTCTATATTATTCGATTTGAACAAACTAATAGTCGCTGCAACACACTaggtttatataaatttttttttttttttttgcttccttGAAGTACAAGACATACTACATGCTATAAAGTATAAACCAAAATTGTCGCTAACAAACATTACCGCATCAAAGACTAAACATGACGTTAGAATCAAGTTGAAGCAGATATATTTTGTCTTAATTTCGGTTATGATGCAAAGCTAAAAATGGTAAGTGTGTGATTTAAGAAGAGAGGAGAACCACAGGGTGTAAAACTAACTATAATGTGCCGATCGAGCTGTATATATGGCAGTAAATAGAtcctctccagtttttttttaatatttaagaaAATGAAGTGTGATTtttcaccattaattttataagtgggacaaaaaataaatatgaaagagaataaTGAAGGATAAGATTAAATAATTGACATTATCCAGTTTTTTcttcactggagaggatccactcccatTGGTTACAAAGCTGGAATTGCATTTCATGGTTCCAACTTCCAAGTGTTTGGCAGCCATGCATTTTCTCTCCTTTCACCTCAATTAACTTAGCATGCATCTCACACTCAaaaagttcaattacattttTGACTTTGTTCTTCACTTGTACCAAATTTTGAATCATTCATATTTGTTCAACATTTTGTCTTCTCTTGAAATATACTGAAAGTTCTGTATCTTGGCATACATCACATTGAAATCAACGTGAATATTGATATGCTTTATGTCACTTTCACATGAGCAAAATGAATGAATAGTTGGGTGATGTTAATTacactattatttttttcttttaatgttgcATAATGATAAAAAAGAAGGGAGACATTACTTGTGCCAATGGCATGTAAAATTAAGAGGACTACTACAAGAAGTGTAATTAATTAACCAAATAAAAATGATGAGATCCTCAAATGCAAAGCAACCACACGTTTTCTCATTTCACACAACTAATGACTACAAGGCCAGCTGGGTTTGTTCTACTGAAAGTGACAAAAATGGTACCAACCTCCCTAAATTTGGAGTAAAAACAAACAGTTTAAATAGTCTTTCTTCATTTacatggtaaaaaaaataatagtcgATCCTATTATTGCAGCATAATACCCTAAAAAAGACGAATTAAAAACTTGGTGATGCTATTATTTAAAACAtgccaaaata
Coding sequences within it:
- the LOC112803113 gene encoding brassinosteroid LRR receptor kinase BRL3, which codes for MNMSLLLLIVTLLMATVKVAVTSSSDAVTLLMRFKNSHVSSDSNNFLADWSSSKPCTWRGITCSPQGQVTSINLTGAGLAGTLDLPTLTALPSLHHLVLRGNYFSLGNLSVSSFCALQTLDLSSNNFSGNFPFHQLLPCRALTYLNLSRNLITGATATPFGFAASLLQLDLSRNQVSQPEILTYTLSNCQALTLLNLSDNRISAQLSETSLAASCANLTTLDLSHNQLSGELPPSFVGDSLELLDLSGNNFSGMFSRFGFGSCRNLVRLSLSHNVVSGGEYPSSLRNCQALETLDLSHNDLGPIIPGALLAGLKSLKELFLGRNNLRGEIPAELGMACDSLVVLDLSDNKLSGELPLTFGDCSSLQSLNLAKNYLHGDFLTSVVSKLSSLRYLYVAFNNITGPVPLSLANCTQLQVLDLSSNGFTGTIPSGFFSSSSPLQKMLLADNYLEGRVPAELGGCKNLRTIDFSFNNLNGPIPSRVWSLPNLSDLIMWANNLTGEIHEGICSNGGNLETLILNNNFISGSIPSSIANCTNMVWVSLASNRITGEIPAGIGNLKKLAILQLGNNSLAGGIPPELGKCESLIWLDLNSNNLTGTIPSDLANQAGLVMPGTVSGKQFAFVRNEGGTSCRGAGGLVEFEDIKAARLESFPMVHSCPLTRIYSGVTVYTFSKNGSMIYLDLSYNFLSGSIPASLGAMSYLQVLNLGHNKLIGNIPESFGGLKAIGVLDLSHNNLQGLIPASLGALSFLSDLDVSNNNLTGTIPTGGQLTTFPSSRYENNSNLCGVPLPPCHGALNRNHAAGFHAWKKKQPIVTGIVIGLVFFVLFFVAFVLALYQVKKYHWKEEQREKYIESLPTSGSSSWKLSSIPEPLSINVATFEKPLRKLTFAHLLEATNGFSAETLIGSGGFGEVYKAKLKDGCVVAIKKLIHVTGQGDREFMAEMETIGKIKHRNLVPLLGYCKIGEERLLVYEYMKWGSLEAVLHDRARSKLDWGARKKIAIGSARGLAFLHHSCIPHIIHRDMKSSNILLDENFEARVSDFGMARLVNALDTHLSVSTLAGTPGYVPPEYYQSFRCTTKGDVYSYGVILLELLSGKRPIDSSEFGDDNNLVGWCKQLHKEKRSSEILDPHLIKQASSEGELYQCLRIAFECLDERPYRRPTMIQVMAMFKEIQADTDNDVLDAFSMKCNVIKEA